One Bacteroidota bacterium DNA window includes the following coding sequences:
- a CDS encoding AAA family ATPase, with protein MTTYKNEKEAIDGLFAKYKQLSSEIKKIIIGQDVVIRSVLTSVFSKGHCLLIGVPGLAKTL; from the coding sequence ATGACTACCTATAAAAACGAAAAGGAAGCAATTGATGGGTTGTTTGCTAAATATAAGCAACTCAGTAGCGAAATTAAAAAAATAATTATTGGACAAGATGTTGTTATCCGTTCGGTATTAACATCCGTATTTAGCAAAGGACATTGTTTGCTAATTGGTGTTCCTGGTCTGGCAAAAACACTAT